Proteins co-encoded in one Actinomadura luteofluorescens genomic window:
- a CDS encoding SDR family NAD(P)-dependent oxidoreductase, which produces MERRIAIVTGGTSGIGKEIARGLARAGLLVGIVCRNELRAAATVEELTADVPGARVETFIGDLSVQMDVRRVAASLEERFDRLDVLVDNAGVYLLRAKVSADGYDRVVATNHLGPFLLTNLLLGLLEKGAPSRVVIMASEAHRFSDRIDVERMAEPGSYGPAGALRVYGRSKLLNILFAQELARRMEGSGVTANAVCPGFVATSLGRDVRGTERALALFSHTPMMRTPAQGARMALRLALDEEFEGRSGAYYSSTPGAGMLPTVEALKDPELRRAVWDRSVRLVGLPAL; this is translated from the coding sequence ATGGAGCGCAGGATCGCGATCGTCACCGGAGGGACGTCCGGGATCGGCAAGGAGATCGCGCGCGGGCTGGCCCGGGCCGGGCTGCTGGTGGGGATCGTCTGCCGGAACGAGCTGCGCGCCGCCGCGACGGTGGAGGAGCTGACGGCGGACGTGCCGGGCGCGCGGGTCGAGACGTTCATCGGGGACCTGTCGGTGCAGATGGACGTCCGGCGGGTCGCGGCGTCGCTGGAGGAGCGGTTCGACCGGCTGGACGTGCTGGTCGACAACGCGGGCGTGTACCTGCTGCGGGCCAAGGTCAGCGCGGACGGGTACGACCGCGTGGTCGCGACGAACCATCTGGGGCCGTTCCTGCTGACGAACCTGCTGCTCGGGCTGCTGGAGAAGGGCGCGCCGTCGCGGGTCGTGATCATGGCGTCGGAGGCGCACCGGTTCTCGGACCGGATCGACGTCGAGCGGATGGCCGAGCCCGGTTCGTACGGGCCGGCCGGGGCGCTGCGCGTGTACGGGCGGTCGAAGCTGCTCAACATCCTGTTCGCGCAGGAACTGGCCAGGCGGATGGAGGGCAGCGGCGTCACGGCGAACGCGGTCTGCCCCGGCTTCGTCGCGACGAGCCTGGGCAGGGACGTCCGCGGGACCGAGCGCGCCCTGGCCCTGTTCTCGCACACCCCGATGATGCGGACGCCGGCGCAGGGGGCGCGGATGGCCCTGCGGCTCGCGCTGGACGAGGAGTTCGAGGGCCGCAGCGGTGCTTACTACAGCTCGACGCCGGGCGCCGGGATGCTGCCGACGGTGGAGGCCCTGAAGGATCCGGAACTGCGGCGTGCGGTGTGGGACCGTTCTGTTCGTCTTGTGGGGCTTCCCGCCCTATAG
- a CDS encoding EI24 domain-containing protein, with the protein MSQPYGPPDRPGAWSGPPQPGPPPGPQPPRPAQQPQPPGWQPQPPAPQSRERPSAFKDFFNGVGYLLRGIGWTARHPAQWLFGLIPALIVLAVYVAALVFLAYRIDDLAGWVTGFADGWSDAARTSVRVVAGIALYGSALFLAIITFTAVTLLVGDPFYEAIAVRVEESQGGAPPEPDVPLLVQIGRALKDALILGAVALVFAVVFFACGFLPVVGQTVVPVVAALVSGYFLAGELTSIALERRGLRRRDRFARLRTHRPLAVGFGAATFVVFLIPLGAVLAMPGAVAGGTLLARERLADEPPAEAGLTSPG; encoded by the coding sequence GTGAGCCAACCGTACGGACCGCCGGACCGGCCGGGCGCCTGGAGCGGCCCGCCGCAGCCGGGCCCGCCGCCGGGCCCGCAGCCGCCCCGTCCCGCCCAGCAGCCGCAACCACCCGGCTGGCAGCCGCAGCCGCCCGCCCCGCAGTCGCGGGAGCGGCCGTCCGCGTTCAAGGACTTCTTCAACGGCGTGGGCTACCTGCTGCGCGGCATCGGGTGGACGGCGCGGCATCCGGCCCAGTGGCTGTTCGGGCTGATCCCCGCGCTGATCGTCCTGGCGGTGTACGTCGCGGCGCTGGTGTTCCTGGCGTACCGGATCGACGACCTGGCCGGATGGGTGACGGGGTTCGCCGACGGCTGGTCGGACGCGGCGCGGACGTCGGTGCGGGTCGTGGCCGGGATCGCGCTGTACGGGTCGGCCCTGTTCCTGGCGATCATCACGTTCACGGCGGTGACGCTGCTGGTGGGCGACCCGTTCTACGAGGCCATCGCGGTCCGGGTGGAGGAGTCGCAGGGCGGCGCGCCGCCGGAGCCGGACGTCCCGCTGCTGGTCCAGATCGGACGGGCCCTCAAGGACGCGCTGATCCTCGGGGCCGTTGCGCTGGTGTTCGCGGTCGTGTTCTTCGCCTGCGGGTTCCTGCCGGTGGTGGGGCAGACGGTCGTGCCGGTGGTCGCGGCGCTCGTGTCGGGCTACTTCCTCGCGGGCGAGCTGACGTCGATCGCGCTGGAGCGGCGCGGGCTGCGGCGCCGGGACCGGTTCGCGCGGCTGAGGACGCACCGCCCGCTCGCCGTCGGGTTCGGCGCGGCGACCTTTGTGGTGTTTCTCATCCCCCTGGGCGCGGTGCTCGCGATGCCGGGCGCGGTGGCCGGCGGGACGCTGCTGGCACGGGAACGCCTGGCCGACGAGCCGCCGGCCGAGGCGGGCCTGACGAGTCCCGGCTGA
- a CDS encoding phospholipase D family protein, which translates to MNPSSKPQALIGKYLVRETDRTNWGDGEHAPQQNFLSDLSGNAVDHFVNGVAYFKALEDEIEALRRSTANGRYLYLTAWWLGLAHLPPDTEIQPFGELGNAVLQQFPVLKDYARPVRVGAEYPPLTLPSGTLFSRHLEELHKSGVDVRILAWVSPFGARYAIPELGGIRIVNAQTLLSVAEMRSRFGEQGAGKVMLNLTAHPLGAVHCKLVVAGDQTSTRAFTGGIDPVMDRTSPAWHDLAVRVTGPAAAAVHRFFQQMWAENLKLPVESFTVDRHPIESRLKTATPVPDPPKPPDGNGTGAHVQVLRTVPQMRFSSSGPEWLYDKNSVVRALITAGVGFRKAPISFAPDGLFEFKLALQKAIGQAEKYIFIADQAFSSQEIMGWINARMLAKPDLKVILLHGGDPTDPPSGDMPEAVNHHLVPRLPQLLLGSRSGLQNLEMYGWPGTTVHCKVTIIDDVFCVVGSANAMRRSLYTDTELSVAVLDATGTGLVRRLRRDLWAKYCGMHLPSELLLSGAVDHGYDELLDLDNALSVWSESWPGTLPANVKLLPGIRGFQLPMPVTRPYSQEEHDRRDADSRKTL; encoded by the coding sequence ATGAATCCTTCATCGAAACCACAGGCTCTGATCGGCAAGTACCTGGTGCGCGAGACCGACCGGACGAATTGGGGTGACGGGGAGCACGCGCCGCAGCAGAACTTCCTCAGCGACCTGTCCGGAAACGCGGTCGACCACTTCGTCAACGGGGTGGCGTACTTCAAGGCGCTGGAAGATGAGATCGAGGCGTTGCGCAGGTCCACCGCGAACGGCCGGTACCTCTACCTGACGGCATGGTGGCTCGGCCTGGCCCACCTGCCGCCCGACACCGAGATCCAGCCGTTCGGAGAGCTCGGCAACGCCGTCCTCCAGCAGTTCCCGGTCCTGAAGGACTACGCCCGGCCGGTGCGGGTCGGCGCGGAGTACCCGCCGCTGACGCTCCCGAGCGGCACACTGTTCTCCCGGCACCTGGAGGAACTCCACAAATCCGGCGTCGACGTGCGGATCCTCGCCTGGGTGTCGCCGTTCGGCGCCCGGTACGCCATTCCCGAGCTCGGCGGGATCCGCATCGTGAACGCGCAGACCCTGCTCAGCGTCGCGGAGATGCGCAGCCGCTTCGGCGAGCAGGGCGCCGGCAAGGTGATGCTCAACCTGACCGCGCACCCGCTGGGCGCGGTGCACTGCAAGCTGGTGGTGGCCGGCGACCAGACGTCCACGCGCGCGTTCACGGGCGGCATCGACCCCGTCATGGACCGGACGTCCCCGGCCTGGCACGACCTCGCGGTACGGGTCACCGGGCCCGCGGCCGCCGCGGTCCACCGCTTCTTCCAGCAGATGTGGGCCGAGAACCTCAAGCTGCCCGTCGAGAGCTTCACGGTCGACCGCCACCCGATCGAGTCACGGCTCAAGACGGCCACGCCGGTCCCCGACCCGCCGAAACCGCCGGACGGCAACGGCACCGGCGCCCACGTCCAGGTGCTCCGGACGGTGCCGCAGATGCGGTTCTCCTCGTCCGGCCCTGAGTGGCTCTACGACAAGAACTCGGTGGTACGCGCGCTCATCACCGCCGGCGTCGGCTTCAGGAAGGCACCGATCAGCTTCGCGCCCGACGGCCTCTTCGAGTTCAAGCTGGCGCTGCAGAAGGCGATCGGCCAGGCCGAGAAGTACATCTTCATCGCCGACCAGGCCTTCAGCAGCCAGGAGATCATGGGCTGGATCAACGCCCGGATGCTGGCGAAACCGGACCTCAAGGTGATCCTGCTGCACGGCGGCGATCCCACCGACCCGCCGAGCGGGGACATGCCCGAGGCGGTCAACCATCACCTGGTCCCGCGCCTCCCGCAGCTCCTGCTGGGCAGCCGCAGCGGTCTGCAGAACCTGGAGATGTACGGCTGGCCCGGCACGACCGTGCACTGCAAGGTGACGATCATCGACGACGTCTTCTGCGTCGTGGGGTCGGCGAACGCGATGCGGCGCAGCCTCTACACCGACACCGAGCTGTCCGTCGCCGTCCTGGACGCCACGGGCACCGGCCTCGTCCGCCGCCTGCGCCGCGACCTGTGGGCCAAGTACTGCGGGATGCACCTGCCGTCGGAGCTGCTGTTGTCCGGCGCCGTCGACCACGGCTACGACGAGCTCCTCGACCTCGACAACGCGCTGTCCGTGTGGTCGGAGAGCTGGCCCGGCACGCTCCCGGCCAACGTCAAGCTGCTGCCCGGGATCAGGGGCTTCCAGCTGCCGATGCCGGTGACCCGCCCGTACTCGCAGGAGGAGCACGACCGCAGAGACGCCGACTCGCGCAAGACCCTCTGA
- a CDS encoding acyl-CoA dehydrogenase gives MAIGLTEEHEALAASVRGFAERAVTREAVRNADTGFWPALAEQGLLGLHLPEDAGGEGFGILEQAVVLEELGRALVPGPYAPTVLASAILHAAGVEVGGLVTGDRKAAIGLSGGLDIDGSTVSGTVRPVLGAPLADVFVLPAGDRWAVLRRGDVTVEPLESLDITRPVGAVTVENVSLPDDCIISGVDVHALAAVLLGAEACGVAGRALDDAVAYAELREQFGRPIGQFQGVKHKCARMLIAVERARAAVWDAARALDEPEEQRAYAVGVAAALAADAAVTCTEGNIQVHGGIGYTYEHDAHLLYRRALTLRALLGRASAHRANVAALAVGGVRRPMSIELAEDAAPVREEIRARVAELAAMEPLEQRAAMAEGGWVTPHLPKPWGRDAGPLEQIVIQQELRAANVRPVPLMIAAWVVPSLVRYGTPEQRERFLPPTLRGEIIWCQLFSEPGAGSDLAGLRTRAERAEGGWTITGQKIWTSLAREARWAICVARTDPDRRKHDGITYFLVDMASPGIEVRPLRECTGDAVFNEVFLDGVFVPDDLVVGPVNEGWRVARTTLANERVGLTSSFQLGGDLPKLLDLAAELGLDADPLVRDGIGRLACDEHAFALLGLRATLKRLSGTDPGATANVRKLVAMEHGQQVTEFGFTLLGEEGALTGGRRDPLRARWTRYLLASRAMTIGGGTTEVNLNVIGERILGLPRDPEPVG, from the coding sequence ATGGCCATCGGGCTGACCGAGGAACACGAGGCGCTGGCGGCGTCGGTGCGCGGCTTCGCCGAGCGGGCCGTCACACGGGAGGCCGTCCGGAACGCCGACACGGGCTTCTGGCCCGCACTCGCCGAGCAGGGGCTGCTCGGCCTGCACCTGCCCGAGGACGCAGGCGGCGAGGGCTTCGGCATCCTGGAGCAGGCCGTCGTTCTGGAGGAGCTGGGCCGGGCGCTCGTTCCCGGCCCGTACGCGCCGACCGTGCTCGCGTCCGCGATCCTGCACGCCGCCGGGGTCGAGGTGGGCGGGCTCGTCACGGGAGACCGCAAGGCCGCGATCGGCCTCTCGGGCGGCCTCGACATCGACGGCTCCACCGTCTCCGGGACGGTTCGGCCGGTGCTGGGCGCGCCCCTGGCCGACGTCTTCGTGCTTCCGGCCGGTGACCGCTGGGCCGTCCTACGGCGGGGCGACGTCACCGTCGAGCCGCTGGAGTCGCTCGACATCACCCGTCCGGTGGGAGCGGTCACGGTCGAGAACGTGTCCCTTCCAGACGACTGCATCATCAGCGGCGTGGACGTGCATGCGCTCGCCGCCGTCCTACTAGGGGCCGAAGCGTGCGGCGTGGCAGGACGTGCCTTGGACGACGCCGTCGCGTACGCGGAGCTGCGCGAGCAGTTCGGCCGTCCGATCGGGCAGTTCCAAGGCGTCAAGCACAAGTGCGCGCGAATGCTCATCGCCGTCGAGCGCGCCAGGGCGGCGGTATGGGACGCCGCGCGCGCTCTGGACGAGCCAGAGGAGCAGCGCGCCTACGCCGTCGGAGTAGCAGCCGCCCTGGCAGCGGACGCCGCCGTCACCTGCACCGAAGGCAACATCCAGGTCCATGGGGGCATCGGCTACACCTATGAGCACGATGCCCACCTTCTCTACCGGCGGGCCCTCACTCTGCGCGCGCTCCTGGGACGGGCGAGCGCGCATCGCGCGAACGTCGCCGCGCTCGCGGTCGGGGGCGTCCGCCGCCCGATGAGCATCGAGCTGGCCGAGGACGCGGCGCCGGTCCGCGAGGAGATCCGGGCACGCGTCGCCGAGCTCGCCGCGATGGAACCGCTCGAACAGCGCGCCGCGATGGCCGAGGGCGGCTGGGTGACGCCGCACCTGCCGAAGCCGTGGGGACGCGACGCCGGTCCCCTCGAACAGATCGTGATCCAGCAGGAGCTCAGGGCGGCGAACGTGCGCCCGGTGCCGCTGATGATCGCGGCGTGGGTCGTCCCGTCGCTGGTCCGGTACGGGACGCCCGAGCAGCGGGAGCGGTTCCTGCCGCCGACGCTGCGCGGTGAGATCATCTGGTGCCAGCTGTTCTCCGAGCCGGGCGCGGGCTCCGACCTCGCCGGGCTGCGGACCCGCGCCGAGCGCGCCGAGGGCGGCTGGACGATCACCGGGCAGAAGATCTGGACGTCGCTGGCCCGCGAGGCGCGGTGGGCGATCTGCGTCGCGCGCACCGATCCGGACCGTCGCAAGCACGACGGGATCACCTACTTCCTCGTCGACATGGCCTCGCCCGGCATCGAGGTCCGCCCGCTGCGCGAGTGCACCGGCGACGCCGTGTTCAATGAGGTGTTCCTCGACGGGGTGTTCGTGCCGGACGACCTCGTCGTCGGCCCGGTCAACGAGGGCTGGCGGGTGGCCCGCACGACGCTGGCGAACGAGCGGGTCGGCCTGACGAGCAGCTTCCAGCTCGGCGGGGACCTGCCCAAGCTGCTCGACCTCGCGGCGGAGCTCGGCCTGGACGCCGACCCCCTCGTCCGCGACGGGATCGGGCGGCTGGCCTGCGACGAGCACGCGTTCGCCCTGCTCGGGCTGCGCGCCACGCTCAAGCGGCTGTCGGGCACCGACCCGGGCGCGACGGCGAACGTCCGCAAGCTGGTGGCGATGGAGCACGGCCAGCAGGTCACCGAGTTCGGGTTCACGCTGCTCGGCGAGGAGGGCGCCCTGACCGGCGGGCGCCGCGACCCCCTGCGCGCCCGCTGGACCCGCTACCTGCTCGCCTCCCGGGCGATGACGATCGGCGGCGGCACCACCGAGGTCAACCTGAACGTGATCGGCGAGCGGATCCTCGGCCTGCCCCGCGACCCCGAGCCGGTCGGGTAG
- a CDS encoding TIGR03619 family F420-dependent LLM class oxidoreductase — protein MRFTYAEAMTDPSFYLPLAKAAEEAGYTSMSVADSLVYPKESDSVYPYTADGNRDFLEDKPFIETFTLIAAMGAVTTRLRFTPFVLKLPVRPPVLVAKQATSIACLTGGRLGLGVGLSPWREDFEVMGVPWERRGKRMDEAIDIVRGLSRGGYFEYHGEHFDVPALKICPAQPFPILVGGHSEAALRRAVVRGDGWMHAGGGDDLDDLLARLGRIREAEGKAGAPFEVHVISMDAYTPDGVRRLEDKGVTDVIVGFRMPYAKGPDTEPLDKKIEHLERFAETVIAATAS, from the coding sequence ATGAGGTTCACCTACGCCGAGGCGATGACCGATCCGTCGTTCTACCTGCCGCTGGCCAAGGCCGCCGAGGAGGCCGGGTACACGAGCATGTCGGTCGCCGACTCGCTGGTGTACCCGAAGGAGTCGGACTCGGTGTATCCGTACACCGCGGACGGGAACCGGGACTTCCTGGAGGACAAGCCCTTCATCGAGACGTTCACGCTGATCGCGGCCATGGGCGCGGTGACCACCCGCCTGCGGTTCACGCCGTTCGTGCTGAAACTGCCGGTGCGTCCCCCCGTCCTGGTGGCCAAGCAGGCGACGTCGATCGCGTGCCTGACCGGCGGGCGGCTCGGCCTCGGCGTCGGGCTCAGCCCGTGGCGTGAGGACTTCGAGGTGATGGGCGTCCCGTGGGAGCGGCGCGGGAAGCGGATGGACGAGGCCATCGACATCGTGCGGGGGCTCAGCCGCGGCGGGTACTTCGAGTACCACGGCGAGCACTTCGACGTCCCGGCGCTCAAGATCTGCCCGGCACAGCCCTTCCCTATCCTGGTCGGCGGGCACAGCGAGGCCGCGCTGCGCCGCGCCGTCGTGCGCGGCGACGGCTGGATGCACGCGGGCGGCGGCGACGACCTGGACGACCTGCTCGCCCGGCTGGGGCGCATCCGCGAGGCGGAGGGCAAGGCCGGCGCCCCCTTCGAGGTGCACGTGATCTCGATGGACGCCTACACGCCCGACGGGGTGCGGCGGCTGGAGGACAAAGGCGTCACCGACGTGATCGTCGGCTTCCGGATGCCCTACGCCAAGGGGCCCGACACCGAGCCGCTGGACAAGAAGATCGAGCACCTCGAACGGTTCGCCGAGACCGTCATCGCCGCCACCGCCTCCTGA
- a CDS encoding nuclear transport factor 2 family protein, giving the protein MDAIAWDAPDADHPARRAARASMTAVAEGRKDDWLALFAPDALIEDPVGPSFLDPEGAGHRGPDGIEKFWDSFISTIAAFRFRVADSFANGPCCANVATITTTTPDGAAMTIDCVLIYTVDATGKITSLRAHWEPDRAMSTLTTP; this is encoded by the coding sequence GTGGATGCCATCGCCTGGGACGCCCCCGACGCCGACCACCCGGCCCGCCGCGCCGCCCGCGCCTCCATGACCGCCGTCGCCGAGGGCCGCAAGGACGACTGGCTGGCCCTGTTCGCCCCGGACGCCCTCATCGAGGACCCGGTCGGCCCGTCCTTCCTCGACCCGGAGGGCGCCGGCCACCGCGGCCCGGACGGCATCGAGAAGTTCTGGGACTCCTTCATCTCGACGATCGCCGCCTTCCGCTTCCGCGTCGCCGACTCCTTCGCCAACGGCCCCTGCTGCGCCAACGTCGCGACGATCACGACCACGACCCCCGACGGCGCCGCGATGACCATCGACTGCGTCCTCATCTACACGGTGGACGCCACCGGCAAGATCACATCCCTGCGCGCCCACTGGGAACCCGACCGCGCCATGTCCACCCTCACCACCCCCTGA